A single genomic interval of Bradyrhizobium japonicum USDA 6 harbors:
- a CDS encoding NADP-dependent oxidoreductase, with protein MRAIVVADQAAGMAGMKLVERPEPRPAINDVVVQVHASGFVGTELSWPSTWTDRLDRDRTPSIPGHELAGVVTALGYGTTGLSVGQRVFGLADWYRDGTLAEYVAIEARNLAPLPGDVDFTVGASLPVSGLTAWQGLFVHGHLQAGQSVLAHGAAGAVGSMVTQLAREAGAYVIGTGRAADRQKALDFGANEFVDLENDALKDVGPVDLVFDLIGGDIGKRSARLARSGGTLVSIVGPAKARPADGLAVDFVVESDRAQLVEIVRRVRDGRLRTNIGHVTTLEDAVAALKPTKRIGGKTIIRVRP; from the coding sequence ATGAGGGCAATCGTCGTGGCAGACCAAGCTGCGGGAATGGCCGGGATGAAGCTGGTGGAGCGACCCGAACCGCGGCCAGCAATAAACGACGTCGTCGTTCAGGTTCATGCGTCAGGATTCGTTGGAACCGAGCTGTCGTGGCCTTCGACGTGGACCGATCGCCTCGATCGTGACCGAACACCGTCGATTCCCGGGCACGAGTTGGCTGGAGTGGTCACCGCTCTCGGATATGGCACGACGGGCCTGTCGGTGGGACAGCGGGTGTTCGGCCTCGCGGACTGGTATCGCGATGGCACACTGGCCGAGTATGTGGCGATCGAGGCACGCAACCTCGCGCCGCTGCCGGGCGACGTTGATTTCACGGTGGGCGCGAGCCTGCCGGTCTCGGGTCTGACCGCGTGGCAGGGACTGTTCGTGCACGGCCACCTTCAGGCGGGGCAGAGCGTCCTTGCGCACGGCGCGGCTGGCGCAGTCGGGTCGATGGTGACGCAACTCGCGCGTGAGGCCGGCGCCTATGTCATCGGCACCGGACGCGCCGCCGACCGTCAGAAGGCGCTCGACTTCGGCGCGAATGAGTTCGTCGACCTGGAGAACGACGCTCTAAAAGACGTCGGCCCGGTCGATCTGGTGTTCGATCTCATTGGCGGCGACATCGGGAAGCGCTCCGCGCGCCTGGCTCGATCCGGAGGAACGCTGGTGTCCATCGTCGGGCCGGCCAAGGCGCGGCCCGCCGATGGCCTGGCGGTCGACTTCGTCGTCGAGTCCGATCGTGCCCAACTGGTTGAGATCGTCCGGCGGGTTCGGGACGGGCGACTGCGCACGAACATCGGCCACGTAACGACGCTCGAAGATGCCGTCGCCGCCCTCAAACCGACAAAGCGGATCGGCGGGAAGACGATCATCCGCGTTCGTCCGTGA
- a CDS encoding OsmC family protein: MTKIREVVVVSDPTNHDALVCRVGGSQFTVGGPDGVGSISSGPNPYDLLSASLAACTAMSIRFQARRQRLPLERLEVSVSFRHGAQGERDSFARTLVLDGELDAHQRALLLEAANLCPVGRILGIGAAINTRLDATASGHSPSTQASYEDDLAQLPIPNITPD; this comes from the coding sequence ATGACCAAGATCCGCGAAGTTGTTGTCGTAAGCGACCCCACTAATCATGATGCACTGGTATGCCGTGTCGGCGGCTCTCAGTTTACTGTCGGCGGCCCGGATGGCGTCGGCAGCATTTCTTCTGGTCCCAATCCTTACGACCTCCTTAGCGCATCTCTCGCCGCATGCACCGCTATGAGCATTCGTTTTCAGGCTCGACGCCAAAGACTTCCGCTGGAGCGGCTGGAAGTGAGCGTCAGCTTCCGCCATGGCGCTCAGGGCGAACGAGATTCGTTCGCACGCACCCTCGTGCTGGACGGAGAACTCGATGCGCATCAGCGCGCGCTCCTGCTGGAAGCCGCAAACCTCTGTCCTGTCGGCAGGATTCTCGGCATCGGTGCCGCTATCAACACGCGCCTGGACGCTACTGCTTCCGGCCACAGCCCAAGCACTCAGGCCAGCTACGAGGATGATCTGGCTCAACTCCCGATCCCGAATATCACTCCGGATTGA
- a CDS encoding peroxiredoxin-like family protein produces MLLPRRSVPELRVPTLAHGDFDLAADAPKLFTLICFYRGLHCPVCLKYLRELESLIPEYERRGTKVIAISSDVRERAQEMANKVGASLRFGYSLPLAVARKWGLYISSSRGKTSINIEEPSLFSEPGVFLIRPDGTLYYGAVQTMPFARPLFSELLQAIDFAIARDYPARGEYDGPL; encoded by the coding sequence ATGCTGCTGCCTCGTCGATCGGTTCCCGAACTGCGCGTGCCGACCCTTGCTCATGGCGACTTTGATCTTGCCGCCGACGCGCCGAAGCTGTTTACGCTGATATGCTTCTATCGCGGACTCCATTGCCCGGTCTGCCTCAAGTATCTGCGCGAGCTGGAATCGCTCATACCCGAGTATGAGCGTCGCGGTACAAAGGTCATCGCTATCAGCTCTGACGTTCGCGAGCGCGCTCAGGAAATGGCAAACAAGGTCGGCGCCAGCTTGCGATTCGGATATTCGCTGCCGCTGGCGGTTGCTCGCAAGTGGGGTCTCTATATTTCGTCGTCGCGTGGAAAGACATCGATCAACATCGAGGAGCCGTCACTGTTTTCGGAGCCCGGCGTATTTCTCATCCGACCGGATGGCACTTTGTATTACGGTGCGGTTCAAACAATGCCGTTCGCACGTCCGCTGTTCTCGGAATTGCTTCAGGCGATCGATTTCGCTATCGCCAGGGATTATCCGGCGCGTGGCGAGTATGACGGCCCTCTCTGA